gatagctctgggggggcggaggggcacattcaggcttgtgtattctgtctgcagcgacgtgcggtgagagtcacggcggtgagacaccgacgttaaagtcagttctaggagtaaaacagcgtcatatttgccagtaaattagcaacctgacattaaaaactagtaaaaaaattgtttaggacacacagcagaaaatagctgcacctcacctccgactggactaccgatcgatcgaaacaatatttaattaataaatgaagatgaacgtcggagcttaaatatctgcttcgaacttcagatcaggaaataatccgctctgttcgcactgactgcactcgtaaggaatttaaccagtttttaatgtcaggttttttaatatgcgtgttgacttctttctaagatggcaaagtgatcaagtgatcaggtttccttgatgaggctcagaatggcttattgacataacaataggggccattcaaaggtagtcaggaagtcatgaatgaaatcatgactgtctgagcagcgcggctccatctagtggaggGATTGCGCAGCTACAGCGGTTgcagtttgttaaataaatgttatttattttttattgtgtgtgccttataatccggtgagccttatatatgaaataaattatagaacacatttttgagggtgcgccttatagtgtggaaaatactgtaatgtgttttctttcatgcattgtgtgtttattttaaaggaaaaattaCCCAAAATGTCTTTGCTCTAGGATTTGACATAGGTCACAAAGATTAACCAGACATTAAGGATTAAAACATACTCTACAGAGCAGCATTCAAGTTATGTCATACTCTTGACTGGAAAGATCAGGGACCTAGTGACTTCATCACAGACTGACTGCTGACTGAACTGAAAGTTCTAGCAACATCTTCAATTACCGTACACTTATTAATGAAATTACAAAGAGTCTCAATTAGGTAATGGCAAAGCCTCTCAATAATTCATTATGTAAATACTTTGAAATTGACTTCTTATAAAAAAATACCTAAAATTTCCAAGTAGATCATTATCATAGATTTTGTCAAAACTAacaaattatatacagtaatcccttgcttatttgcacttcaagatacatggcttcactacatcacagactTTTAGTCGGTAGTCATACTGTTGGCTGACAGCTTCCATgggtgcgctgcgttccgagactgaCGGTTCCTCCTatgacttttctttaatacaaaagtgttttaaatagtttgtaagagtgtgggaaaaggtagtacagatataacgtggtttaatatcagtatgggtaggggtcataaatgtttaataataataatagtttgttgctataccGCAAAATTTAATTATCACGGGTGGTTCTGGTACGAATTAACCACAAGTAATGAGTGATTACTGTAGTGTAAATGCACAGCAAATGCATGTTGACCACTTCAAGAAGCCTCACAGCAGTCGAAAAGGAGGTAAGAGTGATTGAAAATGAgctgaaaaaactttttttttaaaaacctcaaaaaataaatacggAGCTGTCTGCAGCTTCTGGTCCGGTGTGAACCTCTACTTCAATGCGTTTCCTACAGGTCACCCATATTTTACATGTTCGGCACACATTCATATTCATGGTAATTCATATGCAGTTTATTTCAGAATAAACTGAATATTTCCACATGTCAAAAAACATTGtctgaaaataaagacatttcagAGTATTTCACAGTTGTAAATCATCAATACTGAGCCATTAAAATTACATGGTCATAAATTTTTCACATTCTTTAAATATCGGCTGCATGTTGAATAAATACTTATTTACAGAAAATCAATATTAACAAAATGTGTGAAACCATGTGGCTTCTAATCTTACCAATCCCATGCATTCCTAACAATGGCACAGATCAAATGGCAACACTCATAAAACACAGCTACATTTCCATAGAAACAACCATCTTCTCAACCATCTTCTCTATCATAAGTGTTTGATGAGTTTATCCTACAGTACACTCATGGGGTTATTCATTGTTAGCCCTCAACAGTCATTCAAGTAAAAGTTTTGCCAAAGAGAATCTAAGAACATACGGCTCCTGTGTCTAGAGATACACGGTACAATTCAAAATCCACAGTGAGGATCTTCTTCATGTCAGCTAGTTAGATTTACAAAGACTCCTCTGATTCACTGTCTGAGATGGGCTTTGTCAGGAGCTCTAGTTCTTCGCCGTcctacaacaacaaaataaagaatgagAAAATCAGTATGCATGAACTGCAAGcactgcatatactgtatatttttcagAGGATGTGCTGCTGCATGTTCCTGCATGCTTAAGTGGGGTCCAACTGATGTACCATCagtctgattttaaaaaagatttttcttatTAAAAGCTAATGGGGAAAACATGAAATAGTACACAATTACTGAGGAAACTATTAGCAATCCCTTAGTAACAGAAACCGAGTGTCACAAACTCTGTGCCATTTCTATGCCAGGCACAGTAGCTTAACAGCGCAAATACAATTGTTGCCTAATTAAGTGCATAAATGGAAAAGTGAACTTCATCAGCCAGGCAGTAACAGAGATAGCAATACCACTTGTGTTGAATGCTGTGCCACTTTTTGCTGGGCAGAGGATACAAGTTGGACACTAGTTTTCCAATTCTGGGACAGTAATCAAGAAGGCCTCTATAAGGACCGGTTTGAAATAATAGCTCCTTCTttcaaaaaccaacagaaagaatgaaaatgactaAAGGCCACGTGTCTGAATGTTGTTTCCTTTAAAGGGAATCAGGTTTGCttctgttaaaataattttgggGAGAAAAGAAAGTCATGTTTCCAGAACACAGCTTGGTGTATGTGAGCAGAAGTAGAGGTTAAACATGGGATAGCTGAGTGGCTGTGAGAAAAGGAGTGTGGTGGTTGCATGATTTCTGGTTTGCTCCCTACCCCTCTGGATCGCTCGAACACCTCTCCATTGATGACTCGTAGATTTTCCTGATGCAAGCTGTACTCTGGATCTTTGGGCCGACTGGCATTGTAGATAAAGATGGCCAGCAGGACCATGGGAGCTTGGAGGAAGAATTGCAGAGAAGGTCGGAAAtcgaagaggaagagggacatGGCAGTGACCAGAACAGTGGTGATCTGGCCTGTCATCACATGGAACATGTTATCTCTGAATTTCAAGATGAAGGCCACAGACAAACCCAGAGCAGCTgaagagaagacagagagagatggggtTCTCAAatgcatcttttaaaaaaattttcctGCACAACTGGACTACTTTGTGATGCACACATTAAGTACCAATACAAAGTATCTGTAACAATTTCATTGAACTCAGTTTAGTGTTTCAGAGATGTGGAAAGAATGTTACCCATTTCATTTGGTCGGACGGAAAGGTATACTTGTCAATATGCTCCCTTTGGCAGGAACATAAACAAATTAGCCAGTATTTAAATTTGATAGCAGAGGTGATGTAGGTGGATTTGGATTAAAATAGACCAGCTAAGTGTCCAGACCAACTCCAAAGTAAAAGCAGGTATCAGCTTTGGACATTGTTTCTCCACAGTTTGTTTCAGGGGAGGTCCTTGTAAGAGGCCTTCAGCAGAAGAGTATAAAAACTATAGGCAAAGTTCCTATGACTGTAACAACGTTATGAAAGGGGTGCTGTTTCATTGGCTAATCCCACAGGACATGATTGGCTCTAAGGACTGTCTTAAGCactaagaaaaaaatgatgtgcCTTTTTTCTCGCACTGCAAAAAATAATGGGTCTCTGTTCTAGATATAGcttgttttttaatattagGAGTCCAGATGTCATAGACATAAAATAGCCCATAATTTCTGGGAGTTACAACACGTCTGAATCACATATTTAATAATAGCACCAAACCTTGGATGACATATATAAGAAATATTTGTGAGAAGTATATCCTGAAGTCTCCAAGAGGAGACCAACTCTTTCACTGGAGTATGCCAGCATAACACAGTTCTTGGGTTTAACCACTCACAATCAAAGGTCTTAATGAAAaacatcatccatccgtccatccatccattcatccatcaatccatccatcttctaccatTTATCTGGGGCCAGGTCATGGAGACAAGCTCTTCTAGCTCTTCCAGGGGTGTTCCAAAATGTTCGCAGGCAAACCAAGAGGCATAGTTCGGGTTCCTGGTTGCTGCTCCTGTGGTTGACCGGCCGGTGCATAGAGCAGTGATAACATGTTTTATCGTGTCTTTTCCTCTGTTACACTTTTTTATTCGTATATATTTATTGAGAGTTCAGCTAAGCCtgatttcttctttcatttccgACACTTTTTCCGATGCTTTTGTGGCGCCCTGCATCTAGATCAACTGCTAAGGTCAAAGTTTAGCACTGTTTAGCTACAACGATCCCGTTGTAACAGAATAATAGCATACGTTCGGCGTTAAAATGATAAGTGGGTCTGCAGGGGATGCAGTTCACTGTAATGGACTAATTCTCCCGGACTTCTGCAAATTATTTACACCACAGATGTCCTGttatagaggaataaagctcatgagccatacaatgaagttatgggaaagagtagttaaagctagactaagggcagaagtgagtcTGCTGAAGTAGTTATCAAAAATATCTGTTAGATGATGTCATATTCTAACACAGATGAGATAATCAGAAAATGTTATCAGCGGTAATACCTCCAAAGGAAACTCAATTCCTTTAAAGTCAACAAAAATATCCCGCTGGCTTTTTATTGCTCCTTCTTTGAGAGCATCTCCACATTTTCCATAACTTGCTAGTTCCACTCTGTCAGCCTTCAAACAGAAACTGTCTTGAGAAGATCGCAAAAGTCTGTTCTAAGATCATTGGAATTCCAACCACATCGCTGTCCTCTATATATGAGAAATAAATACTTCAGCTAGGCAATAAAGCACACCCACCCATAACCACCCCAAAATCAAACAAAGTAAAATTTAAGAAACAATAATGGCACACATTTCATCTAACTGAAAATAGGTGCAAAAGACATAACTTTTGGGGGACAAtagcagcaaacaaaaaaccctgaaaCACCCATGTAGTAAGATCAACAtcaacccccacccctccttccCATATAGAACAAACCAGTCCACAACAAGAGAAAGATCAAAACGCTATTATGTATCCTGAGCCTACAAGATCCTAAATGTATGATCAAAGGTACAATAGTAGTTCTACCGTTAACCACATCATCTCTGTATGAGGGTCGCATAACAAGCAAGGAAGGCATTGACAGACGAAGCTCATTAACAATTAATGATGCAGGGCCAGAAACAGCCTGTTCTCAGTAGGGCTGATTTGACAACTTTTATGGTGCTGAAATTCAGTTTGAGGcaacacaattaaaatacagtgaCGCTGGACGTCTGGCAGCTGTGACATTGACTaaaaaagagtataatatgggacctttaatggAAGATACCACAATCACAACactaaaaatgttatttttgaaaatgatatCCTCATTTAGAATTTGATGCTAGCAGCATGTTTTAGAAAGGCTGGGATAAGATCATGTTGTCCACTGCTTCTCTGAACAAGGATTTGAGAACGGAGGACATTAAGAGGTTTTAAGTTTTACCAAGATCCAAGTGTTCGTATATTGTCTGTAGAATACTGAGTATCTTTTTTCCAATTTTAGCCATCACCATTCACAAATACATCCTGTCTGAGATTTGTCACCAAACAGTCTCAGGTAAAACAGAATGTAGCATTTCTTCTCTGAATAATTTTGGTTCTATATTGTTCAGATCCTCCTGCTTTGGCTTCATGGCCTAAATGCTGCTCTCTCCGTCTCTATCATTACCTCACTGATCTACAGTCTTCGTCTCCCAAAGACTCTTTTCTCTGTCCTTGTattgtggaaaaacaacaaatagcACATAGTGTTTTAATGATAGCctatttttaataaacaaatagaatattttattttatacaattTACTAAAAAATTGACTCATTTAAAGCCACCGTGACTAAGACTCCAGGTGCGTTTAGTTATTCAGACCAGCATCTTCTAGTTATAAGCAGTGTATTGGGCACAGAAACAATTGCTCAGAACCAATGCATACTCACATTAATAAAACTTAACActgtttcaaaaacacaaagctaGGAAATCACATGCCATATTTCAAACATTAACACAATATTACATAACATCACTGAAGATAGGTCTAAAAACAATAGTCTACAGCCACCTTTGGTTAAGACTCTTGAAGACTCGAGAGCTTTCCTGAAGAGTCTTTTGTTTGTAATGGAGTGAGGGCACCTTTCTCCTGACCCAAAATGGGTCCGTTACTAATACATTACTTATATACTTTTAACTCACCAGTGACCAGCACCAGAGCCAGGGAGTAGATGTTATGTCCATGGAGGAGACCACAGTGCACAGTGAGTCCTCGAGCCTCACTACCAAGTCCAAGAGTCAGACCATTAAATACCACACCAAATGCATACCTGCAAAATCATGCAATACATtgttaatataaaaatagaagGCATTAATTCGGCTATGTGTCAGTGTCATCTCGCctcttgttttcctctctcACAATTTACTGTTCTGGATGAAGATGCTTTCAGTAAGTTGGTCTCCTTCTTTGAGTATCTTTTCATTGTAGATATTAGCCATGGCAGAGATAAAGCACTGGATGAGGATCAGGAGGTGACCTACACCCAGAGACCGAAGCTTCCCAACTATCTTGTCTCTCCAGGCCTGCCCAGGCATGGATAACTGCCATGATCCGCTGGCACTGTGGTATGAAACAATAAGTGAAGATGAGAAATAAAGCAGAGTTTGATCAGCTGTGAGTTGGAAAATATTGTATGGTCTCTCTGTAGCCTGGGTAATAATTAGAGTATTCATTAATACCGATATGAAACCCTAATGTATAGGTTCTTTTCATAACCGGTGATGACATACACCCATTAGCCATAACATTATGACTACCTGCCCTATGCCATTTAGGTCCCCTTTGGACTGCCAAAACAGCACTTACCTGTCGAGGCAAGGACTACAGCATACCTCTGAGGGTGTGCTGTGGTATCTGGCACCACAACATTAACAGCAGATCCTTTAAGTTAGAGGTGGGGCTTCTAAGGATCATATTTATTCGTCCATCACATTCCACATGtgcttgattgattgagatCTTGGCAAATTTGAGTCCAAGTTAACACCTCAAATTTTTGTGTTCTTCAAATCATCCTGACCCATTTTTGCTTTGTAGCAAGGCACATTATTCTGCTGAAAGAGACCACTACCACCAGAGAATGCATTTCCATGAAAAAATGTCTATGATGTACAACAATGCTTAGGCAGTTGGTACATATCAAAGTAATACATCCACATGGACAGCAGGGCACAAGATTTCCCAGTGGAACTTTGCCCAAAGTGGTGGTAGCATAGTCCCTTGGAGGCTTGGGTTAGGTACCAGAGGCTGGTTAACGACCAGAACACATGATAGAATGAATGGACTAGTCAGGCCGATGTGTCAATTCACCTACTGAGCACTTCTGAGGTACCCTTGACAAAAGGTACTGAACCCATTGATCCCCCATCACTCCAACATCTCTCTCCACTACATGCATACAGTGCATGTTGTATTGAAGGCCTATAGAGGTGTACAAAACATTAGATAAAATGAGATGGGGGGGGAAATCCCCATTGTGGGATGACTAGAGGTTATTGTGTTAGTTCTTCTTCTGCAGCAACAATCACGACAAACTGTGCGCAAAATGTATTGTGATACCTTTCCGTCAGAACCAGCATTACGGTCTTCAGCTCTTCAGCTCCAACATATGCATTAATGAGCCTCAGTGACGCATGACCCATGAGGCTcattatttaagagtagactgaaaatgattcttttttcaaaaattttacaattaaggcaactgctaacttccatccatccatccatccatcttcaacagGTCATtaggggtcgggtcgcgggggcaacagtctcaggagggatgcccatacttccctctccccagacacctcttccagctcctcaggGGGGGATCCTAAGGTGTTCCCAgaccagccgagagacatagttcctccagcatgtcctaggtctttcCCGAGGTCTtttcctggtaggacatgcccctccccagggaggcgtccaggaggcatccaaaacagatgcccaagccaccacagctggctccactcaaagtggaggagcagcagctctactctgagctcctccctggtgactgagctcctcgcCTTATCTCTACTGTAAGGGTGGGCCCAGCTACTCTACGCAgtaaactcatttcagccgcttgtatccaggatcttgtcctttcggtcatgacccaaaggttatgaccataggtgagagtaggaacatagattgaccagtaaatagAGAGCTTTGTCGTGCGACTCAtatccttcttcaccacgacagacctatacggcgaccgcatcactgcggaagctgcaccAATTTGTCtatcaatctcacgttccatctttccctcactcgtgaacaagatcccaagatacttgaaatcctccacttggggcaaagagtCTCCACCAACCTGAGTTGTTGCTAAGttctttttcttatagacctacactgctggagactcaacatcaagacACACTGAGCACCTccccttcttctctctgaccctctctgttactcctTGTCTCCGACAtctctctccaagtctccatTCACACCTATCTGGCCTATCTTCCATtgtctctttcttccttttacCCTGTCCTTTTCttcactgtatttcttttccacccagcTGGTCAAGACAAAttaccgccctccagagcctggtgtcctgcccggagtttcttcctcaatgagggaattTTTTCCCACCGCCGTCACTTATACTTGCTCTGGAAAGTTCTGTTGGGTTCCTCTGCCTCTCAAAAAACTTTTGAATGTCTGTTGACGTGATTAAGCTcttcataaataaaacttgattgatgattgattgaccCTGGTGCTGGTTCAACGCTCTTCCCTCCTTTGACCACTTCTGATATTGACCACTGTTGTTGTCCCCCATAAGCTAGAGTTCTGGAGATGCTCTGATCCAGTCGTCTAACCCAGTGATACCCAAACCTTTTTACACCATGGACCGTTTAATGTCAGACAAAGGGACCAGCTTTTAAGGTGTGATAGATGAATACAGTATTCCCTCGCTTATTTACACTTCAAGATGtgcagcttcactacatcacagatttttaaaattatatatatattttccttGATTAGGTGTACTGTAAGTTTCATCTCATTGAGGACAAGGGAGAGAACGAGAGGCCAGGAGCATGTGCATACGGTCAAGTGAGACCGTATgcacatgctattggcatccgtgtgtgcattgcgttctgagactcacagcTACTCCTGCAAGTTTTCTTTTGCCTTGTGAAGtggaattttattatttttgtgaaacCATTGCAATGGCTTCCAAACTTGCTgctagtttaatatcagtatggaaagggttcataaacatttaaattataagtaaataata
This window of the Antennarius striatus isolate MH-2024 chromosome 12, ASM4005453v1, whole genome shotgun sequence genome carries:
- the slc35a5 gene encoding UDP-sugar transporter protein SLC35A5 — encoded protein: MTCRRSCPWLCSRSSVYTLALGLGFVTLGTGRILLLKFSTNSKGKYDFLPASVNLLAETLKLFFCLVMSVRVIVRERRSCCEELGCSSSSSFLTSLKWAVPAFLYFLDNIIIFYVMTYLQPAMAVLFSNFVILITAILFRVVLKRQLSWVQWAALVVLFLAIVSLTTGTGSKQSAIAVPGLHSNPLSTPSNSCIFYTELMEQMKNNSASGSWQLSMPGQAWRDKIVGKLRSLGVGHLLILIQCFISAMANIYNEKILKEGDQLTESIFIQNSKLYAFGVVFNGLTLGLGSEARGLTVHCGLLHGHNIYSLALVLVTAALGLSVAFILKFRDNMFHVMTGQITTVLVTAMSLFLFDFRPSLQFFLQAPMVLLAIFIYNASRPKDPEYSLHQENLRVINGEVFERSRGDGEELELLTKPISDSESEESL